A single genomic interval of Nitrososphaerota archaeon harbors:
- a CDS encoding twin-arginine translocase TatA/TatE family subunit, translating into MIGLGWPELILIIVILILIFGGSRIRDVAKGLGEAVREFKKASSESEKTSEKKSEKISEDEAIIEAAKKMGINTEGKSIKEILDEMSKKVEKEK; encoded by the coding sequence TTGATTGGCTTAGGTTGGCCTGAATTAATATTGATTATAGTAATTCTAATATTAATATTTGGAGGATCAAGAATTAGAGATGTTGCTAAAGGATTAGGTGAAGCTGTAAGAGAATTTAAGAAAGCTAGTAGTGAATCTGAAAAAACTTCTGAAAAAAAATCAGAAAAAATATCTGAAGATGAGGCAATCATTGAAGCAGCTAAAAAAATGGGAATAAATACTGAAGGAAAATCTATTAAAGAAATTTTAGATGAAATGTCTAAAAAAGTAGAGAAGGAAAAATAG
- a CDS encoding twin-arginine translocase subunit TatC — protein sequence MNKNTKEMTFWEHTKELLTRLKRIFYSIIIATLISMLIPIDIFSINISATNPWYPTLTTFIINKVTKDFLPSDVKLIPIGLMDPLEVYIISSLIIGVSLSIPIIVYETYKFINPALYEHERKFIYKLTISFTALFLFGVVFGYLYVIPITMRILLLSAKLLNLEPQYSFSSFFSVVIGGIFVCGLAFTFPIFIITLIKFGIVKTEYFSKNRKYLYAAILIALAILTADPTILSDIILFVPIFILMELTIIIGKRIEKSKK from the coding sequence ATGAATAAAAATACTAAGGAGATGACTTTCTGGGAACATACGAAAGAATTATTAACTAGACTTAAAAGGATTTTCTATTCAATAATTATTGCTACATTAATATCCATGCTTATTCCAATTGATATTTTTTCAATAAATATATCAGCTACAAATCCATGGTATCCTACATTAACAACATTCATAATTAATAAAGTTACAAAAGATTTTCTACCATCTGATGTTAAATTAATTCCCATAGGTTTAATGGATCCGCTTGAAGTGTATATTATTTCATCTTTAATTATTGGAGTATCTTTAAGTATACCAATAATAGTTTATGAAACATATAAGTTCATCAATCCAGCACTTTATGAACATGAAAGAAAATTTATATATAAATTAACAATATCTTTTACAGCTCTATTTTTATTTGGAGTTGTTTTTGGATATTTATATGTAATACCTATTACTATGAGAATTCTTCTCCTTTCAGCAAAATTATTAAATTTAGAGCCACAATATAGTTTTTCAAGCTTTTTTTCAGTAGTTATAGGAGGAATATTTGTATGTGGTTTAGCATTTACTTTCCCAATATTTATAATTACTTTAATAAAATTTGGTATTGTAAAAACAGAATATTTCTCAAAGAATAGAAAATATCTTTATGCTGCTATACTCATAGCTTTAGCTATTTTAACAGCAGATCCTACAATATTAAGTGATATAATACTATTTGTACCCATATTTATTTTAATGGAATTAACAATAATAATAGGCAAGAGAATTGAAAAATCTAAAAAATAA